The Aureimonas mangrovi genome includes a region encoding these proteins:
- a CDS encoding carbohydrate ABC transporter permease, translated as MARAVSTRRKIGFTILGWFVGLLIFFPVLWTVLTSFKTELQAISIPPRFVFFDWTLENYVAIQERSDYFRFAMNSVWLAFGSTLIGLIFAVPAAWAMAFSPTPRTKDVLLWMLSTKMLPAVGVLVPIYLMFRDFGLLDTRIGLILVLFLINLPIMVWMLYTYFREIPGEILEAARMDGASLMKELTQVLAPMAVPGIASTVLLSVILSWNEAFWTLNLTTTNAAPLSAFIASFSSPQGNFYAKLSAASTMAIAPILILGWFSQKQLVRGLTFGAVK; from the coding sequence ATGGCACGCGCAGTCTCCACCCGTCGCAAGATCGGCTTCACCATCCTCGGGTGGTTCGTCGGCCTCCTGATCTTCTTCCCCGTCCTGTGGACGGTGCTCACCTCCTTCAAGACCGAGCTTCAGGCGATCTCGATCCCGCCACGCTTCGTGTTCTTCGACTGGACGCTGGAGAACTACGTCGCGATCCAGGAGCGCTCCGACTACTTCCGCTTCGCGATGAACTCGGTATGGCTCGCCTTCGGCTCGACGCTGATCGGCCTCATCTTCGCCGTGCCCGCGGCCTGGGCGATGGCCTTCTCGCCGACGCCGCGCACCAAGGACGTCCTCCTCTGGATGCTGTCGACGAAGATGCTGCCGGCCGTCGGCGTCCTCGTGCCGATCTACCTGATGTTCCGCGATTTCGGCCTTCTCGACACGCGGATCGGGCTGATCCTCGTCCTGTTTCTGATCAACCTGCCAATCATGGTGTGGATGCTCTACACCTATTTCCGCGAGATTCCGGGTGAGATCCTGGAGGCCGCGCGCATGGACGGCGCGTCGCTAATGAAGGAGCTGACGCAGGTGCTCGCACCGATGGCCGTGCCCGGCATCGCGTCCACGGTTCTCCTGTCCGTGATCCTGTCCTGGAACGAGGCGTTCTGGACCCTGAACCTCACGACCACGAACGCGGCGCCGCTCTCGGCCTTCATCGCGTCCTTCTCCTCGCCGCAGGGCAATTTCTACGCCAAGCTGTCGGCCGCCTCGACGATGGCGATCGCCCCGATCCTCATCCTCGGCTGGTTCTCGCAGAAGCAGCTCGTGCGCGGTCTCACCTTCGGCGCCGTCAAGTAA
- a CDS encoding ABC transporter ATP-binding protein has product MSAITLTNVSKKFGDVVIIPGLDLEIRDGEFVVFVGPSGCGKSTLLRLIAGLEDTSGGKIDIDGKDVTNVSPAARELAMVFQSYALYPHMSVRANIGFPLKMAGEKKADIARKVEAAAATLNLTDYLDRRPRELSGGQRQRVAIGRAIVRAPKGFLFDEPLSNLDAALRVNMRLELSELHQQLKTTMIYVTHDQVEAMTMADKIVVLNKGRVEQVGTPLELYKNPANVFVAGFIGSPKMNLLKGSYASGLGAPTVGVRPEHLTLSSDSGTIKGTAGVSEHLGSDTFVHVKLDDGEQVTARSGGEFRVSHGDTVWLTPQEGRIHRFDDKGLAIR; this is encoded by the coding sequence ATGAGCGCCATCACCCTCACCAACGTCTCCAAGAAGTTCGGCGACGTCGTCATCATCCCCGGCCTTGATCTCGAGATCCGCGACGGCGAGTTCGTGGTCTTCGTCGGCCCGTCGGGCTGCGGCAAGTCCACGCTCCTGCGTCTCATCGCGGGCCTCGAGGACACATCCGGCGGCAAGATCGACATTGACGGCAAGGACGTGACCAACGTCTCTCCGGCCGCGCGCGAGCTGGCGATGGTGTTCCAGTCCTACGCGCTCTACCCGCATATGAGCGTGCGGGCCAATATCGGCTTCCCGCTGAAGATGGCCGGCGAGAAGAAGGCCGACATCGCCCGCAAGGTGGAGGCAGCTGCCGCCACCCTCAACCTCACCGACTATCTCGACCGGCGCCCGCGCGAGCTCTCCGGCGGCCAGCGCCAGCGCGTCGCGATCGGCCGCGCCATCGTGCGCGCGCCCAAGGGCTTCCTCTTCGACGAGCCGCTGTCGAACCTCGATGCGGCGCTGCGCGTCAACATGCGCCTGGAGCTCTCCGAGCTGCACCAGCAGCTCAAGACGACGATGATCTACGTCACGCACGATCAGGTCGAGGCGATGACCATGGCCGACAAGATCGTCGTGCTCAATAAGGGCCGCGTCGAACAGGTCGGCACGCCGCTGGAGCTCTACAAGAACCCGGCCAACGTCTTCGTCGCCGGCTTCATCGGCTCGCCCAAGATGAACCTCCTCAAGGGCTCCTATGCCTCCGGCCTCGGCGCGCCGACCGTTGGCGTGCGGCCCGAGCACCTGACGCTCTCGAGCGACAGCGGCACCATCAAGGGCACGGCCGGCGTCTCCGAGCATCTGGGCTCGGACACCTTCGTCCATGTGAAGCTCGATGACGGCGAGCAGGTGACCGCGCGTTCGGGCGGCGAATTCCGCGTTTCGCACGGCGACACGGTGTGGCTGACCCCGCAGGAAGGCCGCATCCACCGCTTCGACGACAAGGGCCTCGCGATCCGATGA
- a CDS encoding L-iditol 2-dehydrogenase gives MNRLEGKRALITGAARGIGKAFAKAYLAEGASVVLLDLDGEAADRTARELGPGACARRLDVSNVAEVDRVVAELAAEAPIDILINNAALFDMAPVNEVEEGSYDKLFAVNVKGPLFMMRAVSRAMIEAGRGGRIINMASQAGRRGEALVTVYCATKAAMISMTQSAGLALVKHGINVNAIAPGVVDGDHWDHVDALFAKYENRPIGEKKRLVGEAVPFGRMGTAEDLTGMAVFLASDDSRYVVAQTYNVDGGNWMS, from the coding sequence ATGAACCGCCTCGAAGGCAAGCGCGCACTGATCACGGGCGCAGCGCGCGGCATCGGCAAGGCTTTTGCCAAGGCCTATCTCGCCGAAGGCGCCAGCGTCGTCCTTCTCGATCTCGACGGAGAGGCGGCCGATCGCACCGCGCGCGAACTCGGCCCCGGGGCCTGCGCGCGCCGGCTCGACGTTTCGAACGTGGCGGAGGTCGACCGTGTGGTGGCGGAGCTTGCCGCAGAGGCACCGATCGACATCCTGATCAACAACGCCGCGCTCTTCGACATGGCGCCGGTGAACGAGGTCGAGGAAGGCTCGTACGACAAGCTCTTCGCGGTCAACGTGAAGGGTCCGCTCTTCATGATGCGCGCCGTCTCTCGCGCCATGATCGAGGCCGGACGCGGCGGGCGGATCATCAATATGGCGAGTCAGGCCGGGCGGCGCGGCGAAGCGCTCGTCACCGTCTACTGCGCCACCAAGGCCGCGATGATCTCGATGACCCAGTCGGCCGGGCTCGCGCTCGTCAAGCACGGCATCAACGTCAACGCCATCGCGCCCGGCGTCGTCGACGGCGACCATTGGGACCATGTCGACGCGCTCTTCGCGAAGTACGAGAACCGCCCGATCGGCGAGAAGAAGCGGCTCGTCGGCGAGGCCGTGCCCTTCGGGCGCATGGGCACCGCCGAGGACCTGACCGGCATGGCCGTGTTCCTCGCCAGCGACGACAGCCGCTACGTCGTCGCGCAGACCTACAATGTCGATGGCGGCAACTGGATGAGCTGA
- a CDS encoding mannitol dehydrogenase family protein, whose product MSVTLSAATLSDMPETVAVPAYDRAGLKPGILHFGIGNFHRAHQAVYLDDLFATGRDHDFAIVGAGILPGESAAREKLAAQDFLTTVVEQDNARTSARVTGSMAEYLPIADAPAIIARLADPEIRIVSMTITEGGYFIDSAGRFDPTHPAIAADGRNPDAPKTVFGLIAAGLKARREKGTAPFTVMCCDNIPHNGAVTLAAVAGTAELSDPELAAFIRSDVAFPNSMVDRITPATSRREIEALRTEFGVEDRWPVFCEEFKQWVLEDKFPAGRPALETVGVTFVDDVAPYELMKIRILNGGHAAIAYPAILLDIHFVHEAMEHPLIRAFLEKLTKDEIIPVVPPVPDTSLEEYRKLIEHRFANPKIGDTVARLALDGSNRQPKFIVPTIRDRLAKGDGVEGLALVSALWCRALGGTSETGKEMPLVDPNMETIRPAAVAAQKDPAAFLALEDVYGELAGDPVFSAAFANALASLREKGVEATLRAYIG is encoded by the coding sequence ATGAGCGTCACCCTATCCGCCGCGACCCTTTCCGACATGCCCGAGACGGTGGCCGTTCCCGCCTACGACCGCGCGGGCCTGAAGCCCGGCATCCTGCATTTCGGCATCGGCAACTTCCACCGTGCGCATCAGGCCGTCTATCTCGACGACCTTTTCGCCACGGGCCGCGACCATGACTTCGCAATCGTCGGCGCCGGCATCCTGCCGGGCGAGTCGGCCGCGCGCGAAAAGCTCGCCGCGCAGGACTTCCTGACCACCGTCGTCGAGCAGGACAATGCGCGCACCAGCGCCCGCGTCACGGGCTCCATGGCCGAATACCTGCCGATCGCCGACGCGCCGGCGATCATCGCGCGCCTCGCCGACCCGGAGATCCGCATCGTCTCGATGACGATCACCGAGGGCGGCTACTTCATCGATTCGGCCGGACGCTTCGATCCGACACATCCCGCCATCGCGGCGGACGGGCGGAACCCGGACGCGCCGAAGACCGTCTTCGGCCTCATTGCCGCCGGTCTCAAGGCACGCCGCGAGAAGGGCACCGCGCCCTTCACCGTAATGTGCTGCGACAACATTCCCCACAACGGCGCGGTGACGCTGGCCGCCGTCGCTGGCACGGCCGAACTCTCCGACCCCGAACTCGCCGCCTTCATCCGCTCGGACGTGGCGTTCCCGAACTCTATGGTCGACCGCATCACGCCGGCGACGAGCCGGCGCGAGATCGAGGCGCTTCGCACCGAATTCGGCGTCGAGGACCGCTGGCCGGTCTTCTGCGAGGAGTTCAAGCAGTGGGTGCTGGAGGACAAGTTCCCCGCCGGGCGCCCGGCGCTGGAGACCGTCGGCGTGACCTTCGTCGACGACGTCGCGCCGTATGAGCTGATGAAGATCCGCATCCTGAACGGCGGTCACGCGGCGATCGCCTATCCGGCGATCCTGCTCGACATCCACTTCGTCCACGAGGCGATGGAGCATCCGTTGATCCGCGCCTTCCTCGAGAAGCTGACGAAGGACGAGATCATCCCCGTCGTGCCGCCGGTGCCGGACACCTCGCTCGAGGAATACCGCAAGCTGATCGAGCATCGCTTCGCCAACCCGAAGATCGGAGACACGGTGGCGCGCCTTGCGCTCGACGGCTCCAACCGCCAGCCGAAGTTCATCGTGCCGACCATCCGCGACCGGCTCGCGAAGGGCGACGGCGTCGAGGGGTTGGCGCTCGTCTCGGCGTTGTGGTGCCGCGCGCTCGGCGGCACGTCGGAGACGGGCAAGGAAATGCCGCTCGTCGACCCGAACATGGAAACGATCCGTCCCGCCGCCGTCGCCGCGCAAAAGGACCCGGCCGCCTTCCTCGCCCTTGAGGACGTCTACGGCGAACTGGCGGGCGATCCGGTCTTCTCGGCCGCCTTCGCCAACGCCCTCGCCTCGCTGCGCGAGAAGGGCGTCGAAGCCACGCTTCGCGCCTATATCGGCTGA
- a CDS encoding FGGY-family carbohydrate kinase, translated as MPDLFIGVDVGTGSARAGVFGANGALLGTARHDIRLWREDGGIAEQSSRDIWTAVGASVRQAMKAAGAAAEDVKGIGFDATCSLVVVGPEGTGLAVGSSDDPERDIIVWMDHRAVEQTRRINAGGHAVLRFVGGALSPEMQTPKLLWLKEKRRDVFDTAEHFFDLADYLSFRATGSEARSVCTLTCKWTYLAHEGRWDADYFRAIGLEELADEGFRRIGTQVAAIGAPLGAGLTPEAASAFGLRPGTPVGASAIDAHAGGIGTLGAGAEGSAPDPAAQMALIMGTSSCAMAVTREPAFVDGVWGPYRDALLPGYWLLEGGQSAYGAALDHLVSMHPASPAARDAAQAQGIALLDHLERRACETAGSPEEAARLAATLHVVPEFLGNRSPEADPAARGAISGLGLDTGEASLVALFVAGLCGLSYGTARIVEAMRAEGAGLGTIIVSGGAARSRLTRRILADATGLDVALPQTSEPVLLGSAMIGAVAAGRFPGLSAAAAAMGGIGEAIAPNPALAPFHAAKRRAHDILRKAERAVRAAQPEPLRQA; from the coding sequence ATGCCGGATCTGTTCATTGGCGTCGACGTCGGCACAGGCAGCGCGCGCGCCGGCGTGTTCGGCGCGAACGGGGCCCTTCTGGGCACGGCGCGGCACGACATCCGCCTCTGGCGAGAGGATGGCGGTATCGCCGAACAGTCCTCCCGCGACATCTGGACGGCCGTCGGGGCCAGCGTGCGCCAGGCGATGAAGGCCGCCGGCGCAGCGGCCGAGGATGTGAAAGGGATCGGCTTCGACGCCACGTGCTCGCTCGTCGTCGTCGGACCGGAGGGCACGGGCCTGGCGGTCGGCAGCTCGGACGATCCCGAACGCGACATCATCGTCTGGATGGATCATCGCGCGGTCGAGCAGACGCGGCGGATCAATGCGGGCGGCCATGCGGTGCTGCGCTTCGTGGGCGGGGCGCTCTCGCCCGAAATGCAGACGCCCAAGCTCCTGTGGCTGAAGGAGAAGCGGCGCGATGTCTTCGATACGGCCGAACACTTCTTCGACCTCGCCGACTATCTCTCCTTCCGCGCGACGGGCAGCGAGGCGCGATCCGTCTGCACGCTGACCTGCAAATGGACCTATCTCGCCCATGAGGGGCGTTGGGACGCCGATTACTTCCGCGCGATCGGGCTGGAAGAGCTTGCCGACGAAGGCTTCCGGCGCATCGGCACGCAGGTCGCCGCCATCGGCGCGCCGCTCGGCGCGGGGCTGACACCGGAGGCCGCGAGCGCTTTCGGCCTTCGGCCCGGCACGCCGGTCGGCGCCTCCGCGATCGACGCCCATGCGGGCGGTATCGGCACGCTCGGCGCTGGCGCGGAAGGCTCCGCGCCGGACCCTGCCGCGCAAATGGCGCTCATCATGGGCACGTCGTCCTGCGCGATGGCTGTGACGCGCGAGCCCGCCTTCGTCGACGGCGTCTGGGGCCCATATCGCGACGCCCTCCTGCCCGGCTACTGGCTCTTGGAGGGCGGTCAATCGGCCTATGGCGCCGCGCTTGACCATCTCGTGTCGATGCACCCGGCTTCTCCGGCCGCGCGCGATGCGGCGCAAGCGCAAGGCATCGCGCTTCTCGACCATCTGGAGCGCCGCGCCTGCGAGACCGCGGGTTCGCCGGAAGAGGCAGCACGCCTCGCCGCGACCCTGCACGTGGTGCCTGAGTTCCTCGGCAACCGCTCGCCGGAGGCCGATCCGGCCGCGCGCGGCGCGATCAGCGGCCTCGGGCTCGACACAGGCGAGGCGAGCCTCGTGGCGCTGTTCGTGGCTGGTCTCTGCGGCCTGTCCTACGGCACCGCCCGGATCGTCGAGGCGATGCGTGCCGAAGGCGCCGGGCTTGGCACGATCATCGTCTCCGGCGGTGCGGCGCGCTCCAGGCTCACCCGCCGCATCCTCGCGGACGCGACCGGGCTCGACGTCGCCCTGCCGCAGACGAGCGAGCCCGTGCTTCTGGGCAGCGCCATGATCGGCGCCGTCGCCGCCGGCCGCTTCCCGGGCCTTTCGGCCGCGGCCGCCGCGATGGGCGGGATCGGCGAAGCCATCGCACCCAATCCGGCGCTTGCGCCCTTCCACGCCGCCAAGCGGCGCGCCCACGATATCCTGCGGAAGGCCGAGCGCGCGGTGCGCGCGGCCCAGCCCGAACCGTTGCGACAAGCATAG
- a CDS encoding carbohydrate kinase family protein yields the protein MILVCGEALIDVFSTGSSGGALSMEGHVGGSPFNVAVGAARLGREVAFLGALSDDFFGRHLRQALASEGVRLDHVKHSRHPSPLSFVSVAADGLVAYSFRNEGAADHDILDADLPTDLDGVVTCITLGSYTLGLEPSGESVLRLAENARASRVVSFDPNLRPDLIADEDVWRGRFERAIAASTIVKISSEDIGHAFEPGADVDALAREWLAKGPALVLVTDGPQPVRAYGAFGRIEVQGPQVEVIDTVGAGDSFHAALLSHLEAEGLMSREALVVLDAASARRAVEYAARAAAITCSRRGADLPRSADLA from the coding sequence ATGATCCTGGTCTGCGGCGAGGCGTTGATCGACGTGTTCTCGACTGGCTCCAGCGGCGGCGCCCTGTCGATGGAAGGCCATGTCGGCGGCTCGCCCTTCAACGTAGCGGTGGGCGCCGCGCGCCTTGGGCGCGAGGTCGCCTTTCTCGGCGCCTTGTCGGACGACTTCTTCGGCCGACACCTGCGCCAGGCGCTGGCGAGCGAGGGCGTCCGCCTCGACCACGTCAAGCACTCCCGGCACCCCTCGCCGCTCTCCTTCGTCTCGGTCGCCGCCGACGGGCTCGTCGCCTATTCCTTCCGCAACGAGGGCGCGGCCGACCACGACATCCTCGACGCCGATCTCCCTACCGACCTCGACGGAGTTGTGACGTGCATCACCCTCGGCTCCTACACGCTCGGCCTCGAGCCCTCGGGCGAAAGCGTGCTGCGCCTTGCCGAAAACGCCAGGGCAAGCCGCGTCGTCTCCTTCGACCCGAATCTGCGGCCCGACCTCATCGCCGACGAGGATGTCTGGCGCGGCCGCTTCGAGCGCGCGATCGCCGCCTCCACCATCGTGAAGATCTCCAGCGAGGACATTGGTCACGCCTTCGAGCCGGGCGCGGACGTCGATGCGCTGGCGAGGGAATGGCTGGCGAAGGGCCCCGCCCTCGTCCTCGTCACGGACGGTCCGCAGCCGGTCCGCGCCTACGGGGCCTTCGGGCGGATCGAGGTGCAGGGCCCACAGGTGGAGGTGATCGACACGGTTGGCGCGGGAGACAGCTTCCATGCCGCTCTCCTTTCACACCTCGAGGCCGAGGGGCTGATGAGCAGGGAGGCGCTCGTGGTGCTCGACGCGGCCAGCGCGCGCCGCGCGGTGGAGTATGCCGCAAGGGCCGCCGCCATCACCTGCTCGCGCCGCGGCGCCGACCTGCCGCGCAGCGCCGACCTCGCCTGA
- a CDS encoding molybdopterin-dependent oxidoreductase, with translation MTDRDIAGYCTLCRSRCGTINTVRGGKLVAVRNDPDHPTGKATCPKGRAAPEIVHSPERLLYPMRRTHPKGAADPGWQRISWDEALGEIAGRLTRYAQETGPESVAFEVTTPSGTPISDSIDWIERFIRLYGSPNTIYGTEICNWHKDVAHAFTFGCGMPPADYAKAKLNVLWGHNPSNTWLAQAGRVADGSAGTARLLVVDPRETAHARQADVWLRLRPGSDAALALGLARFMIREGTFDAAFVRRWTNGALLVDVANGRLVEAGAVVEGARGHLVFDEARGAAVPRDPAVPCETAALDGRFELGALDGRVIKARPAFALLAEACEPYDAALVERETSVAPADLSRAAALLAEAGPHVAYHSWTGVGQNLNATQTERAIAVLYALTGAFDAAGGNRLYGPLPQNRISTFDLLSEGQRKKALGIDERPLGPPSTGWVLARDVYRAALDGAPYRVRALLGFGGNLLVSHPGGERGAEALKALDFHVHCDLFHTPTNAHADILLPVTSPWEHEGLRLGFEIDERAAGHVQLRPAMVARRGEARPDYEIVMALATRMGLSEPFFGGSVEAGWNHALAPMGLTVEALRAAPSGVTLPVDAAPRRHERSAAAGKAPFATPSGLVELYSERLLAHGYPPLPVHMPAGEKRTGSPLTLVTAKIGVYCHSQHRNLPSLRRRAPEPTVTIHPALAKARGLVEGDLCAITTERGSVHMRLKLSDGLAEDVVAADYGWWQGAQDLGLPGFPALGRGSANINILVDDSAVDPLSGSLPLRSMPCDIARAATDDPAPWKDWRRFTVAKVVPEATDARSIEFVPADGEPLPSFLPGQHVVLRHPGDDETTRAYSLSGPSLPGRQRSYRITVKRQSGRDESGAAWCGLVSDHMNRAVKPGDTIWLTAPAGRFLIPREHTRPIVLVAAGIGITPFIGYLETLAVGDPAAMPEVILLYGNRDRAAHAFRQRIGELADALPRLSVIDRYTRPGPQDANVPVGRLDADAIDEDWVARGARFYMCGPAAMMSGVRSGLEARGVLPFEIHSETFASPVRPKLDPDARHRVEFRRSGLTAEWTPACGSVLDLAAKAGVTMASGCRVGQCESCLVRLVEGKAAQPDGLPEREEGYFLGCQMVPTSDIAIDA, from the coding sequence ATGACCGATCGGGACATCGCCGGATACTGCACGCTCTGCCGCTCGCGCTGCGGCACGATCAACACCGTTCGCGGCGGCAAGCTCGTCGCCGTGCGCAACGATCCCGACCACCCGACCGGCAAGGCGACCTGCCCAAAGGGGCGCGCCGCCCCCGAGATCGTCCACTCGCCGGAGCGTCTGCTTTATCCCATGCGCCGCACCCACCCGAAGGGCGCGGCCGATCCCGGCTGGCAGCGCATCTCCTGGGATGAGGCGCTGGGCGAGATCGCCGGGAGGCTCACGCGCTATGCGCAGGAGACCGGGCCGGAAAGCGTCGCCTTCGAGGTGACGACGCCGAGCGGCACGCCGATCTCCGACAGCATCGACTGGATCGAGCGCTTCATCCGCCTCTACGGCAGCCCGAACACGATCTACGGCACCGAGATCTGCAACTGGCACAAGGATGTCGCGCACGCCTTCACCTTCGGCTGCGGCATGCCGCCGGCCGACTACGCCAAGGCGAAGCTGAACGTCCTGTGGGGCCATAACCCGTCCAACACGTGGCTCGCGCAGGCCGGACGGGTGGCGGATGGCTCTGCGGGGACCGCCAGGCTCCTCGTCGTCGATCCGCGCGAGACGGCCCATGCGCGGCAGGCCGACGTCTGGCTGCGCTTGCGCCCCGGCAGCGACGCCGCGCTCGCGCTCGGCCTCGCGCGCTTCATGATCCGCGAAGGGACCTTCGACGCGGCCTTCGTGCGGCGCTGGACGAACGGCGCGCTTCTCGTCGATGTGGCCAACGGACGGCTCGTCGAAGCCGGAGCGGTCGTGGAAGGCGCGCGCGGCCATCTCGTCTTCGACGAGGCGCGGGGCGCGGCTGTTCCTCGCGATCCGGCCGTCCCTTGCGAGACTGCGGCACTCGACGGACGGTTCGAACTCGGGGCGCTCGACGGGAGGGTCATCAAGGCTCGCCCGGCCTTCGCGCTCCTCGCAGAAGCCTGCGAGCCCTACGACGCGGCGCTCGTCGAGCGCGAAACGAGCGTCGCGCCTGCCGATCTCTCGCGCGCGGCTGCGCTTCTTGCGGAAGCGGGACCGCATGTCGCCTATCATTCCTGGACGGGCGTCGGGCAGAACCTCAACGCGACGCAGACCGAACGCGCTATCGCCGTCCTCTACGCGTTGACCGGCGCCTTCGACGCGGCCGGCGGCAACCGCCTCTACGGGCCGCTCCCGCAGAACAGGATCTCGACCTTCGATCTTCTTTCCGAAGGCCAGCGGAAGAAGGCGCTTGGCATAGACGAGCGGCCGCTCGGCCCGCCCTCGACAGGCTGGGTGCTGGCGCGGGACGTCTACCGCGCGGCTCTCGACGGCGCCCCCTACCGCGTGCGCGCGCTTCTCGGCTTCGGCGGCAATCTCCTTGTCTCGCATCCAGGTGGCGAGCGGGGCGCCGAGGCGCTGAAGGCGCTGGACTTCCACGTCCATTGCGACCTCTTCCACACGCCCACCAACGCCCATGCCGACATCCTCCTTCCGGTGACGAGCCCGTGGGAGCACGAGGGCCTGCGCCTCGGTTTCGAGATCGACGAGCGAGCGGCGGGCCATGTGCAGCTTCGCCCCGCCATGGTGGCGCGGCGCGGCGAGGCGAGGCCCGACTACGAGATCGTCATGGCGCTGGCGACCCGCATGGGATTGTCCGAGCCCTTCTTCGGCGGCAGCGTCGAGGCCGGCTGGAACCACGCTCTGGCGCCGATGGGCCTGACCGTCGAGGCGCTTCGCGCGGCGCCGAGCGGCGTGACCCTTCCCGTCGATGCCGCACCCCGCCGCCACGAGCGCAGCGCCGCGGCAGGGAAGGCGCCGTTCGCGACGCCGAGCGGCCTTGTGGAACTCTACAGCGAGCGACTGCTGGCGCATGGCTATCCGCCGCTCCCCGTCCACATGCCGGCCGGTGAAAAGCGCACCGGCAGCCCGCTGACGCTGGTGACGGCCAAGATCGGCGTCTACTGCCACTCCCAGCATCGCAACCTGCCGAGCCTTCGCCGCCGCGCGCCCGAGCCGACCGTGACGATCCACCCCGCTCTGGCCAAGGCGCGCGGTCTCGTCGAGGGCGATCTGTGTGCCATCACGACCGAGCGCGGTTCGGTGCATATGCGCCTCAAGCTCTCGGACGGGCTCGCCGAGGATGTCGTCGCCGCCGATTACGGCTGGTGGCAGGGCGCGCAGGATCTCGGCCTGCCGGGCTTTCCGGCGCTCGGGCGCGGCTCGGCCAACATCAACATCCTCGTCGACGACAGCGCGGTCGACCCCTTGAGCGGTTCGCTGCCGCTGCGCTCCATGCCGTGCGACATCGCACGCGCGGCCACCGACGATCCCGCGCCCTGGAAGGACTGGCGGCGCTTCACAGTGGCGAAGGTCGTGCCGGAGGCGACGGACGCCCGATCGATCGAGTTCGTCCCGGCGGATGGCGAGCCCCTGCCCTCCTTCCTGCCGGGCCAGCATGTCGTCCTTCGCCATCCGGGCGACGACGAGACGACGCGCGCCTATTCGCTCTCCGGCCCGAGCCTGCCCGGCCGGCAGCGCTCCTACCGGATCACCGTCAAGCGCCAGTCCGGCCGGGACGAGAGCGGCGCGGCATGGTGCGGCCTCGTCTCGGACCACATGAACCGCGCCGTGAAGCCGGGCGACACGATCTGGCTGACGGCCCCGGCGGGACGCTTCCTGATCCCGCGCGAGCACACGAGGCCGATCGTGCTCGTCGCCGCGGGCATCGGCATCACGCCCTTCATCGGCTATCTGGAGACGCTCGCGGTCGGCGATCCGGCGGCGATGCCCGAGGTGATCCTCCTCTACGGCAACCGCGACCGCGCCGCCCATGCCTTCCGGCAGCGGATCGGCGAACTCGCCGACGCGCTGCCGCGCCTGAGCGTCATCGACCGCTACACGCGGCCGGGGCCGCAGGATGCAAATGTGCCGGTCGGCCGCCTCGACGCCGATGCGATCGACGAGGACTGGGTCGCGCGCGGCGCGCGCTTCTACATGTGCGGACCCGCCGCGATGATGAGCGGCGTTCGCTCCGGCCTCGAAGCGCGCGGCGTGCTGCCCTTCGAGATTCATTCGGAGACCTTCGCCTCGCCAGTGCGGCCGAAGCTCGACCCGGACGCACGCCACCGCGTGGAATTCCGTCGGTCCGGGCTCACGGCTGAGTGGACGCCGGCCTGCGGCTCCGTCCTCGACCTCGCGGCCAAGGCCGGTGTCACGATGGCGAGCGGCTGCCGCGTCGGCCAGTGCGAGAGCTGCCTCGTCCGCCTCGTCGAGGGTAAGGCCGCGCAGCCGGATGGCCTGCCCGAGAGGGAGGAAGGCTACTTCCTCGGCTGCCAGATGGTTCCGACGAGCGATATCGCCATCGACGCTTGA